From a single Paraburkholderia sp. D15 genomic region:
- a CDS encoding site-specific integrase: MASILPVGSRWRAQVRKRGQSIAKTFKTKGAAEAWARAKEVEIDNGQNAVDVANVKLGELVTKYRSAREESGRPVKSKSNEDYILQRLHDEFESDFAAKLTTQRIVAFAQKRKKAGAGGFTVDMDISKLGTVMRHMGSLLGLTLPDAAGTARPTLHHLNLIEAGKRRERRPSPDEIEKIFAWFTEHPERQQAMPDLLRVAMQCAFRRGELFNLRWDDIDAENHLALVRDRKHPRQKIGNNEWIPLIGDSFEVIMRQPRYPVPDVYVEMRKADSALPPHKNEYIFRFDKGTASKYFKQACDAKGIVDLHFHDLRHEATSALFEAGWQIPEVAAVTGHKDWRNLKRYTNLDPAQVARKGRLKLVKTA, translated from the coding sequence ATGGCTTCAATCCTGCCAGTCGGCAGTCGCTGGCGTGCCCAAGTACGCAAGCGAGGGCAGAGTATAGCAAAAACGTTCAAAACCAAAGGCGCTGCCGAGGCTTGGGCGCGAGCAAAAGAAGTAGAGATCGACAACGGCCAAAACGCTGTCGACGTGGCCAACGTCAAGCTCGGCGAACTCGTCACGAAATACCGGTCGGCCCGTGAGGAGTCGGGTCGACCTGTCAAATCGAAGTCAAACGAGGACTACATCCTGCAGCGTCTGCACGATGAGTTTGAAAGTGACTTTGCCGCGAAGCTCACCACGCAGCGCATCGTCGCGTTTGCGCAGAAGCGCAAGAAAGCGGGGGCAGGTGGCTTCACCGTGGACATGGATATCTCCAAGCTTGGCACTGTCATGCGACACATGGGCTCATTGCTCGGCCTGACGTTACCCGATGCCGCCGGCACTGCGCGGCCGACACTCCATCACCTGAACCTGATTGAGGCGGGCAAGCGCCGAGAGCGCCGGCCTTCCCCGGATGAAATCGAGAAGATTTTCGCGTGGTTCACCGAGCATCCAGAACGCCAGCAGGCGATGCCGGATCTGCTACGCGTTGCGATGCAGTGCGCGTTCCGGCGTGGCGAGTTGTTCAACCTGCGTTGGGACGACATTGACGCTGAGAATCATCTGGCACTGGTGCGTGACCGTAAGCATCCCCGTCAGAAGATTGGCAACAACGAATGGATCCCGCTGATCGGGGACTCGTTCGAGGTCATTATGCGCCAGCCGCGGTATCCGGTGCCAGACGTCTATGTGGAAATGCGCAAGGCTGATTCCGCTCTGCCGCCCCATAAGAACGAGTATATTTTCCGGTTCGACAAGGGCACGGCGAGCAAGTATTTCAAGCAGGCGTGCGACGCGAAAGGTATCGTCGATCTGCACTTTCACGATCTGCGTCACGAAGCAACTAGTGCCCTGTTTGAAGCGGGCTGGCAGATTCCAGAAGTGGCCGCCGTCACAGGACATAAGGACTGGCGCAACCTGAAGCGTTACACCAACCTCGACCCGGCACAGGTCGCGAGGAAAGGGCGCCTCAAGCTTGTAAAGACCGCCTAG